A section of the Streptomyces sp. SCL15-4 genome encodes:
- a CDS encoding bifunctional DNA primase/polymerase, whose product MGFTIGGIREIRSGTRRRGRLAECTAVAEFTGLWGWDVVPGARAAGGACSCGRSDCPAPGAHPLEFAPPIPAGATLDEVGKAWSEFPGAAVMLPVGQAFDVIEVSEPVGRRALVRLERMGLPLGPVTAAPDGRAHFFVSPGAAADLPRLLYRMGWDDPAALDLRGLGPGTHITAPPSDRGGLGPARWLRPPALDSATRPPAARLLLGTLAYVAHRSPG is encoded by the coding sequence ATGGGCTTCACGATCGGCGGCATCCGCGAGATCCGCTCCGGCACGCGTCGGCGCGGGCGCCTGGCGGAGTGCACCGCCGTCGCCGAGTTCACCGGACTGTGGGGCTGGGACGTGGTGCCGGGCGCGCGGGCCGCCGGGGGCGCCTGCTCGTGCGGGCGGTCCGACTGCCCGGCGCCCGGCGCGCACCCGCTGGAGTTCGCGCCGCCGATCCCCGCCGGGGCCACGCTGGACGAGGTCGGCAAGGCCTGGTCCGAGTTCCCGGGGGCCGCCGTGATGCTGCCGGTCGGCCAGGCGTTCGACGTCATCGAGGTGTCGGAGCCGGTCGGCCGCCGTGCACTGGTCCGGCTGGAGCGGATGGGCCTGCCCCTGGGGCCGGTCACCGCCGCCCCCGACGGCCGCGCCCACTTCTTCGTCTCCCCCGGCGCCGCCGCCGACCTGCCCCGGCTGCTGTACCGCATGGGCTGGGACGACCCGGCCGCGCTGGACCTGCGCGGCCTCGGCCCCGGCACCCACATCACCGCCCCGCCCTCCGACCGCGGCGGCCTCGGCCCGGCACGCTGGCTGCGCCCGCCCGCGCTGGACTCGGCGACGCGGCCTCCGGCGGCCCGGCTGCTGCTGGGGACGCTGGCGTACGTGGCGCACCGGTCACCGGGGTGA
- the ftsY gene encoding signal recognition particle-docking protein FtsY, giving the protein METVILAVVIAVVVLGALGGLIVGSRRRKPLPPPPPKAPDITAPPAEPHVGEEAETPRDEPRRTIEEVDLPGGPAPVVVEEPPAGPAVEVPELEIPEPTAGRLVRLRTRLSRSQNALGKGLLTLLSREHLDEDTWEEIEDTLLTADVGVQPTQELVERLRERVRVLGTRTPEELRGLLREELLTLVGTDVDRTVKTEPEGRKPGIVMVVGVNGTGKTTTTGKLARVLVADGRTVVLGAADTFRAAAADQLQTWGERVGAHTVRGPEAGDPASVAFDAVKEGKEMGVDVVLIDTAGRLHTKTGLMDELGKVKRVVEKHAPLDEVLLVLDATTGQNGLVQARVFAEVVDITGIVLTKLDGTAKGGIVVAVQRDLGVPVKLIGLGEGADDLAPFEPEAFVDALIGD; this is encoded by the coding sequence ATGGAAACCGTCATCCTTGCTGTAGTCATCGCCGTGGTCGTGCTCGGCGCGCTCGGCGGGCTGATCGTGGGCAGCCGGCGCCGGAAGCCGCTGCCCCCGCCGCCCCCGAAGGCGCCCGACATCACCGCGCCCCCGGCCGAGCCGCATGTCGGCGAAGAGGCCGAGACGCCGCGCGACGAACCGCGCCGGACGATCGAGGAGGTGGATCTCCCGGGCGGCCCCGCGCCGGTCGTCGTCGAGGAGCCTCCCGCCGGCCCCGCCGTCGAGGTTCCCGAACTCGAGATCCCGGAGCCCACCGCGGGCCGGCTCGTCCGGCTGCGCACCCGCCTGTCCCGCTCGCAGAACGCCCTGGGCAAGGGCCTGCTCACCCTGCTCTCCCGCGAGCACCTGGACGAGGACACCTGGGAGGAGATCGAGGACACGCTGCTCACCGCCGACGTCGGCGTGCAGCCCACCCAGGAACTGGTCGAGCGGCTGCGCGAGCGCGTCAGGGTGCTCGGCACCCGCACCCCCGAGGAACTGCGCGGCCTGCTCCGCGAGGAACTCCTCACGCTGGTCGGCACCGATGTCGACCGCACCGTGAAGACCGAGCCCGAGGGCCGCAAGCCCGGCATCGTCATGGTCGTCGGCGTCAACGGCACCGGCAAGACCACCACCACCGGCAAGCTCGCCCGGGTGCTGGTCGCCGACGGCCGCACCGTCGTGCTCGGCGCCGCCGACACCTTCCGCGCCGCCGCCGCCGACCAGCTCCAGACCTGGGGCGAGCGCGTCGGCGCCCACACCGTGCGCGGTCCCGAGGCCGGCGACCCGGCCTCCGTCGCCTTCGACGCGGTGAAGGAGGGCAAGGAGATGGGCGTCGACGTGGTGCTGATCGACACCGCGGGACGTCTGCACACCAAGACCGGCCTCATGGACGAGCTGGGCAAGGTCAAGCGCGTGGTGGAGAAGCACGCGCCGCTGGACGAGGTGCTGCTCGTCCTGGACGCGACCACCGGGCAGAACGGCCTGGTGCAGGCCCGGGTGTTCGCCGAGGTCGTGGACATCACCGGCATCGTGCTGACCAAGCTGGACGGCACGGCGAAGGGCGGCATCGTGGTCGCGGTCCAGCGCGATCTGGGCGTGCCGGTCAAGCTGATCGGGCTCGGCGAGGGCGCGGACGACCTCGCGCCGTTCGAGCCGGAGGCGTTCGTGGACGCGCTGATCGGCGACTGA
- a CDS encoding cytosine permease, translating into MSKSVETEGALETRGIEQVPDRERTARTRELFPTWVGANISVLLLTMGASLVVAYHLNIWQALIVAVAAPVVSYGLVGLIGIAGKRGGAPGMALSRAVFGQRGNLLPGSLIWVARWGWETINAVTGAYAVLTILDILFGIKANSVLDMVTLLVFVVATFAISGLGINAVQKCNKYATYLFGAFSVLVLGYLVADTDWSEVAHQGAGSTASVITGVGMIAAGGVSWIPSAPDFTRYLPRTASSKAIVGTAVGGAGVVVLPMVLMGAVMAVSTPDLASASDPVSFLGEILPTWIAVPYLFIALIGMLLINSMSMYSAGFTAQTLGFKVPRHWAVSVNAVISLVFGGVLMLVATSFMGSFIAFLSLLAVAFSAWVGVFGADMFRRTEYDGRAMADTTPASAYWYKGGFSPAAVAAWAIGLVSGLMFTTSDWFTGPLATNNVIGEYGLGWVATIVISGVLYLALPKPVTVAPAAAEEIAGRPATSGA; encoded by the coding sequence ATGAGCAAATCCGTCGAGACCGAAGGCGCTCTCGAAACCCGCGGCATCGAGCAGGTTCCCGACCGCGAGCGCACCGCGCGGACCCGGGAACTGTTCCCGACATGGGTCGGCGCGAACATCAGCGTGCTGCTGCTGACCATGGGCGCGAGCCTGGTCGTGGCCTACCACCTGAACATCTGGCAGGCCCTGATCGTGGCCGTGGCCGCGCCGGTCGTGTCGTACGGCCTGGTCGGTCTGATCGGCATCGCCGGCAAGCGGGGCGGCGCGCCCGGCATGGCGCTGTCGCGCGCGGTCTTCGGGCAGCGCGGCAATCTGCTGCCCGGTTCGCTGATCTGGGTCGCGCGCTGGGGCTGGGAGACGATCAACGCGGTGACCGGCGCGTACGCGGTGCTCACCATCCTGGACATCCTGTTCGGCATCAAGGCGAACAGCGTCCTGGACATGGTGACGCTGCTGGTGTTCGTCGTGGCGACCTTCGCCATCTCCGGGCTCGGCATCAACGCCGTGCAGAAGTGCAACAAGTACGCGACGTACCTCTTCGGCGCCTTCTCGGTGCTGGTCCTCGGCTATCTGGTGGCGGACACCGACTGGTCGGAGGTGGCGCACCAGGGCGCCGGCTCCACGGCCTCGGTGATCACCGGCGTCGGCATGATCGCGGCGGGCGGTGTCAGCTGGATCCCGTCCGCGCCGGACTTCACCCGCTATCTGCCGCGTACGGCGTCCTCGAAGGCGATCGTGGGCACGGCGGTGGGCGGTGCCGGTGTCGTCGTGCTGCCGATGGTGCTGATGGGCGCGGTAATGGCGGTCTCCACCCCGGACCTGGCCTCGGCGAGCGACCCGGTGTCCTTCCTGGGCGAGATCCTGCCGACGTGGATCGCGGTGCCGTACCTGTTCATCGCGCTGATCGGCATGCTGCTGATCAACTCGATGTCGATGTACTCGGCCGGCTTCACCGCGCAGACCCTCGGCTTCAAGGTGCCGCGGCACTGGGCGGTGTCGGTGAACGCGGTGATCTCGCTGGTGTTCGGCGGGGTGCTGATGCTGGTGGCGACCAGCTTCATGGGTTCCTTCATCGCCTTCCTGTCGCTGCTGGCGGTCGCCTTCTCCGCGTGGGTCGGCGTGTTCGGCGCGGACATGTTCCGCCGCACCGAGTACGACGGCCGGGCCATGGCCGACACCACCCCCGCCAGCGCCTACTGGTACAAGGGCGGCTTCTCCCCCGCGGCCGTGGCCGCCTGGGCGATCGGCCTGGTGTCGGGGCTGATGTTCACCACCTCCGACTGGTTCACCGGTCCGCTGGCGACGAACAACGTGATCGGCGAGTACGGCCTCGGCTGGGTCGCCACGATCGTGATCTCCGGTGTGCTGTACCTGGCGCTGCCGAAGCCGGTCACGGTCGCGCCGGCCGCGGCCGAAGAGATCGCCGGCCGGCCCGCGACCAGCGGCGCCTGA
- a CDS encoding sugar porter family MFS transporter: MTSTAQAPQSGARTAHPEHLGHVIFIAAAAAMGGFLFGYDSSVINGAVEAIRDRYDIGSAALAQVIAIALIGCAIGAATAGRIADRIGRIRCMQIAAALFTISAVGSALPFALWDLAFWRIIGGFAIGMASVIGPAYIAEVAPPAYRGRLGSFQQAAIVVGIAVSQLVNWGLLNAAGGDQRGKLMGLEAWQVMLGVMVVPAVLYGMLSFAIPESPRFLISAGKRERAREILAEVEGKDIDLDARVAEIEHAMKSEHKSSFKDLLGGSFFFKPIVWVGIGLSVFQQFVGINVAFYYSSTLWQSVGVDPSDSFFYSFTTSIINIVGTVIAMIFVDRIGRRPLALIGSVGMVVGLALEAWAFSYHLVDGKLPSTQGWVALIAAHLFVLFFALSWGVVVWVFLGEMFPNKIRAAALGVAASAQWIANWAITASFPSLADWNLSGTYVIYTVCAALSIPFVLKFVKETKGKSLEEMG; encoded by the coding sequence GTGACCAGCACAGCGCAGGCACCTCAGTCAGGAGCCAGAACGGCTCACCCCGAACATCTCGGGCACGTCATCTTCATCGCGGCGGCTGCCGCCATGGGCGGCTTCCTCTTCGGCTACGACAGCTCCGTGATCAACGGCGCCGTCGAGGCCATCCGGGACCGTTACGACATCGGCTCCGCCGCCCTCGCCCAGGTCATCGCGATCGCGCTGATCGGCTGCGCCATCGGCGCCGCGACCGCCGGCCGCATAGCCGACCGCATCGGCCGCATCCGCTGCATGCAGATCGCCGCCGCCCTCTTCACCATCAGCGCCGTCGGCTCCGCGCTGCCGTTCGCGCTGTGGGACCTGGCCTTCTGGCGGATCATCGGCGGCTTCGCCATCGGCATGGCCTCCGTGATCGGCCCCGCCTACATCGCCGAGGTGGCCCCGCCCGCCTACCGCGGCCGGCTCGGCTCCTTCCAGCAGGCCGCGATCGTCGTCGGCATCGCCGTCTCCCAGCTGGTCAACTGGGGCCTGCTCAACGCCGCCGGCGGCGACCAGCGCGGCAAGCTGATGGGCTTGGAAGCCTGGCAGGTCATGCTCGGCGTCATGGTCGTCCCGGCCGTCCTCTACGGCATGCTGTCCTTCGCGATCCCCGAGTCCCCCCGCTTCCTGATCTCCGCCGGCAAGCGCGAGCGCGCCCGTGAGATCCTCGCCGAGGTCGAGGGCAAGGACATCGATCTGGACGCCCGCGTCGCCGAGATCGAGCACGCGATGAAGAGCGAGCACAAGTCGTCCTTCAAGGACCTGCTCGGCGGCTCCTTCTTCTTCAAGCCGATCGTCTGGGTCGGTATCGGCCTGTCGGTCTTCCAGCAGTTCGTCGGCATCAACGTCGCGTTCTACTACTCCTCGACGCTGTGGCAGTCGGTCGGCGTCGACCCGTCGGACTCGTTCTTCTACTCCTTCACCACCTCGATCATCAACATCGTCGGCACCGTGATCGCGATGATCTTCGTGGACCGCATCGGCCGCAGGCCGCTCGCCCTCATCGGCTCGGTCGGCATGGTCGTCGGCCTGGCGCTGGAGGCGTGGGCGTTCAGCTACCACCTGGTCGACGGCAAGCTGCCGAGCACCCAGGGCTGGGTCGCCCTGATCGCCGCGCACCTGTTCGTCCTCTTCTTCGCGCTGTCCTGGGGCGTGGTGGTCTGGGTCTTCCTCGGCGAGATGTTCCCGAACAAGATCCGCGCCGCCGCCCTCGGTGTCGCCGCCTCCGCGCAGTGGATCGCCAACTGGGCCATCACCGCGAGCTTCCCGTCGCTGGCCGACTGGAACCTCTCCGGCACCTACGTGATCTACACCGTCTGCGCCGCGCTCTCCATCCCGTTCGTCCTGAAGTTCGTCAAGGAGACGAAGGGCAAGTCCCTGGAGGAGATGGGCTGA